A genome region from Desulfobacterales bacterium includes the following:
- a CDS encoding OmpA family protein, with protein sequence MMKNKIAFLVAGLLLLYSANCLATEPIEVLTPNHETKLTHQPAGENSLLISVKDANNNPIKGLMPKDFVIKSGKREAQIQSIESLETSESVPLNIVMVVDNSYSMRQRKAIKPLLAALDKFFDSLRPMDNVSIVTFSKKSGMDVKAYWLHTQAATAKSIPELKQFLKDAFGDGLTRTTYLYEAMVAGLSLIRKMPPEENKFLVVFSDGEDLNSKFKSFVVESEAHDIRNLEVFAVDYMPGRKMDKFLQAFVEKHNGQIWKAHSASELLPIFQSFSTTLLHRYVVNYKFYQPPSGTLSLQPAQLNFDMLTLLDGSPVLNQVFFKTGKSDISDNYVLIKDRAHTAAFNESILTNATDRYKNVLNIVGRQMTAVPEAQIKIVGCNSDSGVEKGNLELSKARAESVKSYLSSVWGIDSSRMTVEARNLPAQPAPADKLGSRAENQRVDIIYDSGDMQAMAANQFIAESSNLSEIKILSQIEAEYGMADWELDIQGDQQTIKTVKGAQLLAPETALSLDDIGRDKLAACSTLQARIKVTDTNQDTYETMTATCPVTVTRRELIHELIGPPKGTVALEPARLTIEEVTTIDSSPLLNYVFFETGQSDIPARYATFSGQSETKSFSESKLKDTMEKYTHTLNIIGKRLRDNPEAQIKIVGCNAHRDKEYNRKDLSRSRAESVKAYLKYIWGIESSRMQLEVRNRPAVASASSVPEGRAENQRVEIYSESPAIMDTIKSTYVAKISNSEQLQVKPQIDSGYDLQRWNVALVGDGTLIDSASGQGDLMSAYQFNLKELGLGKIGTYENIGANIEVEDRKGRVYKTHASTSVRLIKREERLAKKEGYKVMEKYALILFEFNRADIKERNRAVLDRIIARINEIPTATVSIMGHSDTIGKEAYNIDLSKRRAKAAFEMIIAGGGINSGNISYDGAGPHNPLFDNELPEGRALNRTVTVTLEYERSN encoded by the coding sequence ATGATGAAGAACAAAATCGCCTTTCTGGTCGCCGGTCTTCTGCTGTTGTACTCGGCCAATTGCCTGGCGACAGAGCCAATTGAGGTCCTCACACCGAACCATGAAACCAAACTGACGCATCAGCCGGCCGGTGAAAACAGCCTGCTGATATCGGTGAAAGATGCCAACAACAACCCTATCAAAGGATTAATGCCCAAAGACTTTGTGATCAAAAGCGGCAAACGGGAGGCTCAGATCCAATCCATCGAATCGCTGGAAACCAGCGAATCCGTGCCGCTGAACATTGTAATGGTGGTGGACAATTCGTATTCCATGAGACAACGAAAGGCCATCAAACCATTGCTGGCGGCTTTGGATAAATTTTTTGACAGCCTGCGTCCGATGGACAATGTGTCCATCGTGACGTTCAGCAAAAAAAGCGGCATGGATGTCAAGGCCTACTGGCTCCATACCCAAGCCGCCACCGCCAAGTCGATTCCGGAGCTAAAACAGTTTTTAAAAGACGCCTTTGGCGATGGGCTGACCAGAACGACCTATCTGTATGAAGCCATGGTGGCCGGACTCAGCTTGATTCGCAAAATGCCCCCTGAAGAAAATAAATTTTTGGTGGTTTTTTCAGACGGCGAAGACCTCAACAGTAAATTTAAAAGCTTTGTGGTTGAATCCGAAGCCCACGACATCCGCAACCTGGAAGTTTTTGCGGTTGATTATATGCCCGGTCGAAAAATGGATAAGTTCCTGCAAGCGTTTGTTGAGAAACACAATGGGCAAATTTGGAAAGCCCATTCCGCATCGGAGCTGCTGCCGATCTTTCAATCCTTTTCCACCACCTTATTGCATCGCTATGTTGTCAATTACAAATTTTATCAGCCGCCCAGCGGCACTTTGAGTCTGCAGCCGGCTCAGCTAAATTTTGATATGCTAACCCTGCTGGATGGCTCTCCGGTGCTCAACCAGGTGTTTTTTAAAACCGGCAAAAGCGATATCTCCGACAACTATGTGCTTATAAAAGACCGTGCCCACACAGCGGCCTTTAATGAAAGCATACTGACCAACGCAACAGACCGTTACAAGAATGTGCTCAACATCGTCGGCCGGCAAATGACCGCCGTACCAGAGGCGCAGATCAAAATTGTGGGCTGCAACTCGGATTCCGGCGTTGAGAAGGGCAACCTGGAACTTTCAAAAGCCCGGGCGGAATCGGTGAAAAGCTATCTTTCATCGGTCTGGGGCATCGACAGCTCCCGCATGACGGTCGAGGCCCGTAATTTGCCGGCACAGCCGGCACCGGCCGATAAGCTGGGCAGTCGGGCTGAAAACCAGCGCGTCGACATTATTTATGACTCCGGCGATATGCAGGCCATGGCCGCCAACCAGTTTATTGCCGAAAGCTCCAATCTAAGTGAGATAAAAATCCTGTCTCAGATTGAAGCCGAATACGGGATGGCGGACTGGGAGCTGGATATCCAGGGCGATCAGCAAACCATCAAGACCGTAAAAGGCGCCCAGTTGCTGGCGCCGGAGACCGCCCTTTCACTGGATGATATCGGCCGTGACAAGTTGGCCGCCTGCAGCACCCTGCAGGCGCGCATCAAGGTGACCGACACCAATCAGGATACCTATGAAACCATGACCGCCACGTGTCCGGTTACAGTGACCCGCAGAGAGTTGATCCATGAACTGATTGGGCCGCCAAAAGGCACAGTGGCCCTTGAGCCCGCCAGGCTGACGATTGAAGAGGTCACCACCATCGACAGCTCACCACTGCTCAATTATGTCTTTTTTGAAACCGGTCAAAGCGACATACCCGCCCGCTATGCAACCTTCAGCGGTCAGTCCGAGACCAAGTCGTTTAGCGAAAGCAAGTTAAAAGACACGATGGAAAAGTATACCCATACCCTTAACATTATCGGGAAGCGCCTGCGCGACAACCCCGAAGCGCAGATCAAGATTGTGGGCTGCAACGCCCATCGGGATAAAGAATATAATCGCAAAGATCTGTCCCGCAGCCGCGCGGAATCTGTCAAGGCCTATTTAAAATACATCTGGGGCATCGAGTCTTCCCGCATGCAGCTTGAAGTGCGCAATCGACCCGCGGTGGCCAGCGCCAGCAGCGTGCCCGAGGGCCGCGCTGAAAACCAGCGCGTGGAAATCTATTCCGAATCCCCAGCCATCATGGACACCATCAAAAGCACCTATGTTGCCAAGATCAGCAACTCGGAACAATTGCAGGTCAAGCCCCAAATAGACAGCGGCTATGATCTGCAGCGCTGGAATGTGGCGCTGGTGGGCGATGGAACGCTGATTGATTCGGCCTCGGGACAGGGCGATTTAATGTCCGCATACCAGTTTAACCTCAAAGAGCTGGGCTTGGGTAAAATCGGCACCTACGAGAATATCGGCGCCAACATTGAGGTCGAAGACCGCAAAGGCCGCGTTTATAAAACCCATGCCAGCACCAGCGTGCGCCTAATTAAACGCGAAGAGCGGTTGGCCAAAAAGGAAGGCTACAAAGTCATGGAAAAATACGCGCTGATTCTTTTTGAATTCAATCGCGCCGACATCAAAGAGCGCAACCGGGCTGTGCTGGATCGGATCATTGCCCGCATCAATGAAATTCCGACCGCCACAGTCTCTATCATGGGTCACAGCGATACCATCGGCAAAGAAGCCTATAACATCGATCTGTCCAAGCGGCGGGCCAAGGCGGCCTTTGAAATGATCATCGCCGGCGGCGGCATAAACAGCGGCAATATCTCTTATGACGGCGCCGGCCCGCACAACCCGTTGTTTGACAATGAGCTACCGGAAGGCCGCGCGCTCAACCGCACGGTCACCGTCACACTCGAATACGAACGAAGCAACTAA
- a CDS encoding transporter substrate-binding domain-containing protein: MRKTIFIAALVSVLIFVCVTSAPAGKVMDRILKKGELVVGTTGSQPPLNATTKDGQIIGLDADIANRIAAGMGVKVRFKTMPFPKLLPALHKDKVDIIISSMTMTPKRNLKVAFIGPYYVSGKGMLTKSKTIASLQAADSLNDSRFKVVALKASTSEAFVKKTAPDAKLVLAESYDEALGFLMEDKIDVLVADFPYCAFTAYRYEDKGLVAGQSRLTFEPLGIAVKEDTLLINWLTNYMKMLDGSGELMLLNKRWFQNSAWIKDLK; encoded by the coding sequence ATGAGAAAGACCATCTTCATAGCTGCACTTGTATCGGTGCTGATATTTGTCTGTGTTACCAGCGCCCCGGCCGGAAAGGTAATGGACCGCATCTTGAAAAAAGGGGAGTTGGTCGTTGGCACAACTGGCTCGCAACCGCCTTTGAACGCTACGACAAAGGATGGTCAAATTATTGGCCTGGATGCCGATATCGCCAACCGAATCGCAGCCGGAATGGGTGTCAAAGTGCGTTTTAAGACCATGCCGTTTCCAAAGCTGCTTCCGGCGCTTCATAAAGATAAAGTGGATATCATTATATCCAGTATGACCATGACGCCTAAACGCAATTTAAAGGTGGCTTTCATTGGCCCCTATTACGTTTCCGGTAAAGGGATGTTAACCAAATCGAAAACCATAGCCTCCTTGCAGGCGGCTGACAGTTTGAACGATTCCCGATTTAAAGTGGTTGCCCTCAAAGCTTCGACCAGTGAGGCTTTTGTTAAAAAGACCGCTCCCGATGCCAAACTGGTGCTTGCCGAATCTTATGATGAAGCCTTGGGCTTTTTAATGGAGGATAAAATTGATGTGCTCGTCGCCGACTTTCCGTATTGTGCCTTTACGGCCTACCGTTATGAGGATAAAGGATTGGTGGCCGGACAGTCGCGGCTTACCTTTGAGCCCCTGGGGATCGCTGTCAAAGAAGATACATTGCTCATTAACTGGTTGACCAACTATATGAAAATGCTCGACGGCAGTGGTGAACTGATGCTGCTCAATAAACGCTGGTTTCAAAATTCAGCCTGGATCAAAGATCTTAAATAA
- a CDS encoding (Fe-S)-binding protein, translated as MIFRPEQNPEFESLHCIADLEQDIALVLPYLNTVLGGFEYLNDPPALILKSRGRLITLHARQIAINALKDADEAEKLLQWLMAEINAAWEARDGIEPSFEGLPRPGVLEILRQLPKTNCRKCGQRTCLVFATRLAEGIQVPADCTELSKKSRQGLEDYLTGFTFKD; from the coding sequence GTGATTTTCAGGCCGGAGCAAAATCCGGAATTTGAATCCCTGCATTGCATTGCCGATCTGGAGCAGGATATCGCGTTGGTATTGCCTTATCTGAATACCGTTCTGGGCGGATTTGAATACTTAAACGATCCACCGGCATTGATTTTAAAATCACGGGGGCGCCTGATTACGCTGCATGCGCGTCAAATTGCTATCAATGCCCTCAAGGACGCGGACGAAGCCGAAAAGTTATTACAATGGCTGATGGCTGAGATCAATGCGGCCTGGGAAGCGCGAGACGGCATCGAACCGAGCTTCGAAGGATTACCGCGGCCTGGTGTCCTTGAGATCCTGCGGCAGCTGCCCAAAACCAATTGCCGCAAATGCGGTCAGCGCACCTGCCTGGTCTTTGCCACCCGCCTGGCAGAAGGCATTCAGGTTCCAGCGGACTGCACCGAACTTTCCAAGAAATCCCGCCAGGGACTTGAAGATTATCTAACAGGGTTTACCTTTAAAGACTAA